The sequence below is a genomic window from Thalassobaculum sp. OXR-137.
TGGGTGATGTAGATCGCCGCGGTGTTGAACTGCTCGACGATGTCGCGGATCGCGGCCAGAACCTCGATCTGCGTGGTCACGTCGAGGGCCGTGGTCGGCTCGTCGAAGATGATCAGGTCGGGACGGCAGGCCATGGCCATCGCCGTCATCGCCCGCTGGAGCTGGCCGCCGGACACCTGGTGCGGATAGCGGAAGCCGATCTCCTGCGGGTTGGGAAGACGCAGGCGCTCGTAGAGCTCCATCGCGTCCTCCTGCGCCTCCATCCGCTTGCGGATCCGGTAGTGGATCGGCGCCTCGGTGTGCTGGTCGATGATCTTGTGCGCCGGGTTGAAGGACGCCGCCGCCGACTGGGCCACATAGGCGATGCGCGAGCCGCGCAGGGCCCGGCGGTCGGCTTCCGTGGTCGTGGTCAGCTCCATGCCGTCGAACTCGATCGAGCCGCTGGAGATCCTGCAGCCGTCGCGGGCGAAGCCCATGGCGGCAAGGCCGATCGTGGACTTGCCCGCCCCGGACTCGCCGATCAGGCCCATCACCTCACCCTTGTGCAGGGTGAGGTCGATGCCGTGAACGATCTCGATCCACTTCTCGTCCGAGTAGCCCTCGATCCGCAGGTCGCGGATCTTGAGCAGCAGATCCTTGTTTTTGTTATCGGCCATATCCTTACCCCTTCAGTCCGGAGGACCGGAACAGCATCCAGTCGACGACGAAGTTCACCGCCACGGTGAGCAGCGCGATGGCGCCCGCCGGGAACAGCGGCGTGATTTCGCCAAACGAGATCAGCGTCGCGTTCTCGCGCACCATCGACCCCCAATCCGCGGTCGGCGGCTGGATGCCCAGGCCCAGGAACGACAGGCCGGCCACCAGCAGGAAGACGAAGCAGAACTCCAGCCCGAATTCCGCGATCAGCGGCGCGGTGGAGTTCGGCAGGATCTCCCGCCGGATCAGGTACCAGAGCCCCTCGCCGCGCAGCCGTGCCGCCTCGATGTAGTCCATCACCACCACGTTGCCGGCGACCGCCCGGGTAAGGCGGAAGACGCGTGGCGCATAGATGATCGCAATGATGAAGATCAGCACGAAGGCGTTGGTGCCCATGATCGACAGCAGCAGCAGCGCGAAGATCAACGACGGCACCGACATGATCACGTCCACGACGCGGCTCATGAGGTTGTCGAAGAACCCGCCCAGGGTCGCCGCGATCAGCCCGGCCAGGGCGCCGAGGATGAATGCGAAGGTCGTGGCCAGGAGGGCGATGCCGACGGTGTTCCGCGCGCCGAACACCAGGCGGCTGAACAGATCGCGGCCGAGCTGGTCGGCGCCCAGCAGCATGTTCTCGTCCGCCGGCGCGAAGGCCCCGGCGATCACCTCCGCCTCGCCGTAGGGAGCGATCACAGGGGCGAACACGCCGGCGATGGCGTAGGTCATGATGACGAACAGGCCGAACG
It includes:
- a CDS encoding ABC transporter permease, which translates into the protein MNYFVIGYYALLIGASCLAAYYSVRSAFLILFSLTLVSFVVGIVGGESALWTITICAGILALCIGTAYAFREFLVIVLWGEGSKAIKTAPLTATFGLFVIMTYAIAGVFAPVIAPYGEAEVIAGAFAPADENMLLGADQLGRDLFSRLVFGARNTVGIALLATTFAFILGALAGLIAATLGGFFDNLMSRVVDVIMSVPSLIFALLLLSIMGTNAFVLIFIIAIIYAPRVFRLTRAVAGNVVVMDYIEAARLRGEGLWYLIRREILPNSTAPLIAEFGLEFCFVFLLVAGLSFLGLGIQPPTADWGSMVRENATLISFGEITPLFPAGAIALLTVAVNFVVDWMLFRSSGLKG